The nucleotide sequence GCTTCATCCTGATCGATATTGCTGCCCTGCTCAGCGCCCCGCACCAGAATGGTGACTTCGTCATTATCGACTTCGGCAAAGCCACCCATGACGGCGATCGCCACCCACTCTTTCTCAGGGCGAACTCGCATGACACCGATATCTAAGGCCGTCATCAACGGCGCGTGCCCACCTAAAATACCGAGTTGCCCAGTCGTACTCGGCAAAATAATTTCTTCCGCTTCTGCATCCCAGACCGTTTTGTCGGGAGCGATTACTCGCACGGTTAAAGACATGATGGATTAAACCGCTCTTTTAACAAGACAAATGTACAAACAGGAGCCGAATTACTCACGTTTCATCAGCTCCTGCCAATCCGCGAATTAGGACTTCGCCTTCATTTCTTCTGCCGCCTTGAGCACCATATCCATGTTGCCCTTGAGGTAGAAAGCCTGCTCAGGAATGTCATCCAATTCGCCATTCAGAATCATCTGGAAGCCCTTGATGGTTTCTTCCAAAGTGACGTACTGGCCAGCCATCCCGGTGAAGATCTCAGCCACAAAGAACGGCTGCGACAAGAATTTCTCGATTTTACGAGCTCGTGCCACCGTCAAGCGATCGTCCTCAGACAATTCATCCAGACCCAAAATCGCGATGATGTCTTGCAACTCTTTATAGCGCTGCAAAGTGGACTGCACAGCTCGCGCCGTGTTGTAATGCTCGTCGCCCACAATATCCGACTGCAGCATCGTAGAGGTGGAATCCAGAGGGTCGACCGCTGGATAGATGCCTTTGGAAGCCAAGGCTCGAGAGAGCACCGTGGTGGCATCCAAGTGAGCAAAGGTAGTTGCTGGGGCAGGGTCAGTCAAGTCATCCGCTGGTACATAAACGGCCTGAATGGAGGTAATTGAGCCTTCCAAGGTCGAGGTAATGCGCTCTTGCAAATCACCCATATCAGTACCCAGCGTCGGCTGATATCCCACTGCAGAAGGCATGCGACCCAGCAGTGCGGACACCTCAGAACCCGCCTGGACAAATCGGAAGATGTTGTCGATGAACAACAACACATCCTGCTTGTTGACGTCACGGAAGTACTCAGCCATAGTCAGCGCCGACAACGCCACGCGCATCCGGGCTCCAGGTGGCTCATTCATCTGACCGTACACTAGCGCTACTTTGGACTGTGCCAAATCTTCGCTATTGATCACACCGGACTCGATGAATTCGTTGTAGAGGTCATTGCCCTCACGGGTGCGTTCACCCACACCGCCAAACACCGATACGCCGCCGTGCTCTTTGGCGATGTTGTTAATCAATTCCTGAATAAGGACGGTTTTGCCCACACCGGCACCGCCAAACAGTCCCGTTTTGCCACCACGGCGATAGGGCGCCAGCAGGTCAATAACTTTAATACCCGTTTCAAAAACCGCAGGCTTCGTTTCTAACTCAGTAAACTTAGGAGACTCGCGGTGAATCGGCGAAGACTCATCGTTAGCAACGGGACCTTTTTCGTCAATGGGCTCACCCAGAACGTTAAAAATGCGCCCCAAGGTCGCACCACCAACCGGCACACTAATCGGTGCACCCGTATCAACCGCTTCCATGCCGCGCACCAAGCCGTCGGTGCCGCTCATGGCAACCGCCCGAACCTTGGAGTCGCCAAGAAGCTGCTGTACTTCGCAGGTGACGGAAACTTCTTGTCCAGCGGGGTTAGTCCCCTTGATTTCCAAAGCGTTATAAATTTCTGGTAGGCTTCCGCCCTTAAATCCGACGTCCACAACGGGTCCGACGACCTGGACGATGTAGCCGACATTGGTTTTCTCTGCAGTGGTGACCATGCTTGCGTCTATATCTCTGTGATCTGCTTTCTGGCCGCTTTCTAAAGACAACCTTAGGTTTCGCAGCGCCAACTAACACATTATCACTGAACGCACACCTTCCAAGCGATCGCAGCCGCAATTCTCATTTTGGCAATGCCCTGTTCACTGAGCGTGGATGAGCGAGGAATCTGCGATGACCTAGACACCCTGATTACCATGGCTCCAGCCCTGTCGGCTGAGGTCAACGGTGTCGCGATCGCCGCCCATATTGCCCACAAAGTTTGTTGCCCCTGGGCAAGGGCATGGCTCCCCTGACGTACAGCTAGCTACCCGCCTCAGCCGCCAAGCTGCCAGTCCATTCGGCAGCAAGCGTTTGGCCTCTGGGGGTGAGGCTTTCTTAACGAAAGGATTACTTTCACTGTTTAGTGTTGTAGGGTCAAAACGAAGCGTGACTTAAGTAGACTATGGCCCAAGCCACAAAATCCAAGTCCTCTGTTGATTTGAGCGACCCGCAATATTATTTCAACCGAGAGCTGAGCTGGCTGGCGTTCAACGATCGCGT is from Leptolyngbya iicbica LK and encodes:
- the atpD gene encoding F0F1 ATP synthase subunit beta, with the protein product MVTTAEKTNVGYIVQVVGPVVDVGFKGGSLPEIYNALEIKGTNPAGQEVSVTCEVQQLLGDSKVRAVAMSGTDGLVRGMEAVDTGAPISVPVGGATLGRIFNVLGEPIDEKGPVANDESSPIHRESPKFTELETKPAVFETGIKVIDLLAPYRRGGKTGLFGGAGVGKTVLIQELINNIAKEHGGVSVFGGVGERTREGNDLYNEFIESGVINSEDLAQSKVALVYGQMNEPPGARMRVALSALTMAEYFRDVNKQDVLLFIDNIFRFVQAGSEVSALLGRMPSAVGYQPTLGTDMGDLQERITSTLEGSITSIQAVYVPADDLTDPAPATTFAHLDATTVLSRALASKGIYPAVDPLDSTSTMLQSDIVGDEHYNTARAVQSTLQRYKELQDIIAILGLDELSEDDRLTVARARKIEKFLSQPFFVAEIFTGMAGQYVTLEETIKGFQMILNGELDDIPEQAFYLKGNMDMVLKAAEEMKAKS
- the atpC gene encoding ATP synthase F1 subunit epsilon, which encodes MSLTVRVIAPDKTVWDAEAEEIILPSTTGQLGILGGHAPLMTALDIGVMRVRPEKEWVAIAVMGGFAEVDNDEVTILVRGAEQGSNIDQDEARSAFEAAQTAVNTVSADDRRASLQAKQELRRARARLQAAGGAV